Sequence from the Salinicoccus sp. Bachu38 genome:
CACAGCGGCTGTCGTCATGGAAGAGGCGGTGATGGCCGCTGCAACTTCCTTGGCGCCATCGCTTGCCGCCTGTCTCGGTGTTTTGCCCATGGACAGATGGCGGTATATGTTTTCAATGACGACGACTGCGTTGTCGACAAGCATCCCGATTCCGAGCGCCAGTCCGCCGAGCGTCATCATGTTGATGCTGATGTCGGTGAAGTACAGCAGTGCAAATGTCGTAATCACGGAAAACGGAATTGCGATTCCGATGATCAGTGGGGATTTCAGGTTGCGCAGGAAGGCGAACAGTACGACCATCGCAAGGATGGCCCCGCTGATCAGTGACAGGTAGACGCTGTTGACGGCGACATCAATGTATTCACCTTCATCGTACAGTGTCTCCACCGTCAGGTTTTCAAACTCTTCCGTATCAAGCTGTTCCTCAAGGACGGAACGGAACTCACTGTTGACCGTCGATGCGTTCGCATCGGAGGACAGGCTCATTTCAATCTGCATCGCATCGTCCTGGTTCAGGCGTGTGATGACGTTGTTGTCCTGTTCATTTATTGCAACATCGGCCACGTCATCAAGTGTGACGGTGCCGGCGTCTTCAGGGAGATCGATCAGCACGAGTTCCTGGAGGGCTTCCACGCCGTCGATGCTGCTCACCGTACGTGTCGATATGGCCTCCTGGGATTCTTCATTGACGATGGTCGCGTTAGGAATGGAGATGTTGTTGGCTTCGATGATTCCGGCAACATCACTCTGGCCCATCTGATACTCCTCGAGCGCCTCCGTATCCAGGGTGACGGCGATCTCTTCGGTGATGTTCCCGGTTTCACTGATGGAGGCGACACCATTGATGTTTTCGAGTTCCCCGATGAGGTCATCGACCTGTCCCTGGAATTCGCTGACACTTTCATTTTCCGATGTGACGGCAAGCGTCATGCTTGGGAACATCGTGATGTCGAATTCAAGGAAGGAAGGGTCCCCGGCCTGGTCCGGCAGGTTCACATTCTCGATTGTCCGTGTGATTTCATTTTCGACTTCGTCTATGGTCATGTCATAGCCGAATTCGAGCAGGATGATGGACGAACTCTCCTGTGACTGGGAGGAGATGTTCGACAGGCCGCTGAGGGTCGACAGCTCCGCTTCAAGCGGTTCGGTGACATCCTCCATCACCTCTTCAGGTCCGGCGCCCTGATATGTGGTTGCCACCGCAGCGATCGGCGGCTGTACATTCGGCAGAAGCTGGAGCGGGAGGCGGGTCAGCGAAACGGCCCCCAGCAGGATCAGTATGATCATTACTACGATGGTGAACTTGGGTCTCTTTATTGAAAAATCCGCTAGCTTCAAATATTTTCACTCCTATTTAGTTTGAAAAAGAATGTTTAAATCCAACAACATGTTGTACAATACTCAATAATAGTTAAATTATAGATGTGATTCAATATACAATCCACTGCGAAGTGTTGAAAAGGAGTATGAATATGTCGAAATTAAGTCGGAAAGAGGCGACGAGGAAAAATCTTCTCGAAGCATTCTGGTCGCTCTACATCGAGAAGCCATTGGAAAAGATCACCGTCAAGGAGATTACGGACCTTGCGGGCTATAACAGAGGTACTTTCTATACATATTTTTCTGATGTCTACGAAGTGCTGGAAATACAGAAGGCCACAGTGATGCCGACAGAGGACATGATTCTCGACCCTTTGAAGGAGATACGGGATAACGGAGGGAAGATAAAGGAGTCCCTGAACGGTGTATCCGACTATATGAAGGAGCATGGCGACCGCATCGCCATCCTGCTGGGCCCCGAGGGGGACCCCAAATTCCCGCATGAGATGAAGGCGCGGGTGCGGAACATCATCATGAACTTCGTGCACGAACTGGGTATAAGGGAAGCCGCAGAATACGAATACATCATCGAATACCATATATCCGGCATGATCAACATGTATCAGCTGTGGGTGGAAAATGGACAGAACATTTCGGAGTGTGAACTGAGTGCGCTGTATGACCGGGTAGCGCATATCGGCACATTGAACATCACCAACAGCATGCTGAACGACCGCTAGTTATATCCGTCCGTAGGGGTTTCAAGTTGAATCATTTCAAGTACGGCGCCTCCAGGTCTATAATTGTTCCATATGCGAATATTGGACAAGGAGCGGTTATGATGAAATATGATTTCGATACACCGATAAACAGAAGGAACACCTATGCCATGAAATGGGATGGGGGAGAACTGATCAAGGAATTTGGACTGACGGAGCGCTATGACGAAGATACGATTCCGCTGTTCACGGCAGACATGGACTTCCAGGTGGCCGAACCGGTCGTCGAGGCATTGAGGAAGACGGTGGACCACCAGATCTTCGGCTATACGATTGCGCCGCCCGCCTACTATGAAGCCATACAGAAGTGGTTCTCGGACAAGTACGGCTGGGAGATCGGCAAGGAGGAGATCATCTATGCCCCGGGTACGGTGCATTCCCTGAACATTGCGGTAAAGGCATACTCCGAAAAGGGCGACGGCGTCATCATCCAGCGTCCGGTATATCCGCCATTCACGTCGGCGGTCGAAGGCAACGGCCGTACAGTGAAGAACAATAGGCTGAAGCGGGAGGAATCGGGACATTATCGCATCGATTTCGAGGATTTCGAGAAGCTTGCGAAAGAGGACGATACATCCATGTTCATCATGTGCAACCCGCACAATCCGACGGGCAACATCTTCCAGCCTGAAGACCTTGCGCGCCTGGCCGACATCTGCCATGAAAATGGCGTCACCATCATCGCGGATGAAATCCATGGGGACCTCATCCGCATCGGGGAGACGTTCACGCCGATCGTCAAGGCCTCAGCCCACACGGATCACATCGTTACGCTGACGGCCATCAACAAGACGTTCAACCTTGCCGGCCTGCACTGTACGAATGTGGTGATTACAGATGAAGGATTGAGGAAGAAGTTCCAGGAGGAGCAGGGCATGAGCCTGCCGAGTCCATTTACAGTATCCGCACTCATCGCCGCCTACACGGAAGGGGACGAATGGCTCCGTCAGGTCAGGGAGTACATTGATGGCAACATCGACTTCGTGATCGACTTCCTGTCGCGCGAAATGCCGAAGGTCAAAGTCGAACGTCCGGCGGGCACATATGTGCTGTGGATGGATTTCTCGGGCTACGGCATCCCGCAGGAGGAAGTGCATGACCGCATCTACAACAGGGCCAACGTGCTGCTTGAGGATGGAAAGATGTTCGGCGAGGAAGGCAATGACTTCCAGAGGATCTGTGTACCTTCTCCAAGATCCGTGCTCGAAGAGGCGCTGAAGCGCATCGCGTATGAGTTCCGCGACCTGCATTAGGGCCTGTTTCAGAGTGTAGTGTGGAAACCGGGAAAAATTTTTTCCGATTTTGGGTTGTAATTGTGAAGTGACTGTATTATGATAATATTCAATCAATTGAATAGCCTTTGATTGAAGAAGAGAAGTAGCAATTTCTCCATGCTGAAGAGAGCCGGTGGATGGTGCGAACCGGTGCAATGATATTGTGAATGGACTTCTGTATAACCGGCTGCCGAAATCATGTAGGCACCGGCGTCTTTCCAACGTTACATGGTTGATGCGGAGGCAGATGCGTCCGTATCTCGAGTGGGCCGGTCACGACCGGTCAATAAAGGTGGCACCACGGCTCCCCGTCCTTTTTCAGAGACAGGGGAGCCTTTTTGTATAGAAAATGGAATAGAACGCATATCAGAACAAGTAGTGGAGCACCGCATGGCACAGAGAGTCGGGGAAGCTGGAAACCGATGCATGCATGTTCTGTGAATGGGCCTGATCGGGATGCGTCCGTCCGCCGCACGTTACGCGGCAAGAGCAGGGGTCCCGATGGACCCAATGCGAGGTGGCACCGCGGTGAAATCGTCCTCCATAGACCATATTGGTTCATGGAGGATTTTTTATATTCTGGGAGGGAAAAATGATGAAATCAGAAGCAGTCAATCCAACAGTTAAAAGAAGTATGAAACCATATCTGGCGAAATTGTCCGAACGTGAGGATCTGACTTTCGAGGAGATGTCGGAAGCGGTATCGATCCTGCTGCTGGATGCAGTCAGCGACAGTGAGATCGCAGCGCTCCTCATGGCACTGAAGGCGAAAGGCGAGACGGTGGAGGAGATTGCGGCACTCGTCGAAGTGCTGCGCAGGCATGCGATGCCGATCCGGCGCCATATCGAAGGTGTGATGGACAACTGCGGAACGGGTGGTGATGGCTCCAACAGCTTCAACATCTCGACGACATCAGCCTTTGTACTGGCAGGGGCAGGCGTGAAGGTCGCCAAGCACGGCAACCGCAGCATCACAAGCAAGACGGGCAGTTCGGATGTACTGGGTGAGGTCGGTGTATCGCTGACCTTCGACACCGAAGATATCGATACCCTGCTCGACAAGAACGACATCGCATTCCTTTTTGCGCCCCATGCCCATCCAAAGATCAAGCAGATCATGAAAGTGCGGCATGACCTGAAGGTGCCGACCATCTTCAACCTGATCGGACCGCTGATCAACCCGGTGGCACTGGACTACCAGTTCCTCGGTGTCTACCGCAGGGACAAGGTGGAGATGATGGCCCAGGTGCTGAAGCGTCTCGGCAGGAAGCGCGCTGTAGTCATCAACGGAGCAGGTTCGATGGACGAGGCATCGCTGCTCGGTGAAAACCACATGACGATACTTGCTGACGGCGAGATCACCAATGTGACGTTCACTCCGGAATCGGTCGGCCTGCCGGCATATTCGAAGGAAGCGATCACCGGCGGCGACAGCGGGGAAAATGCACAAATTCTCCTTAATGTCCTTTCGGGCCGGGCCACGCCGGCCCAGCGCGATACGGTCCTTCTGAATGCGGGGCTCGGACTGTTCAGTGCCGAGCGGGCACAGACGATCGAGGAAGGCATCGAAAAGGCGCGGGAAAGCATCGATTCAGGCAGGGCACTTGCAAAACTAAATCATCTGATTACCTATACACAAGAAGGCGGGATATAAAAATGGCGGCAATACTCGAAGAGATCATTTCACATAAACGCATTGAAATAAAGTCACTGGATACCCAGCAGATCATCCGGAACCGGAAG
This genomic interval carries:
- a CDS encoding TetR/AcrR family transcriptional regulator, with the protein product MSKLSRKEATRKNLLEAFWSLYIEKPLEKITVKEITDLAGYNRGTFYTYFSDVYEVLEIQKATVMPTEDMILDPLKEIRDNGGKIKESLNGVSDYMKEHGDRIAILLGPEGDPKFPHEMKARVRNIIMNFVHELGIREAAEYEYIIEYHISGMINMYQLWVENGQNISECELSALYDRVAHIGTLNITNSMLNDR
- the trpD gene encoding anthranilate phosphoribosyltransferase; this encodes MKPYLAKLSEREDLTFEEMSEAVSILLLDAVSDSEIAALLMALKAKGETVEEIAALVEVLRRHAMPIRRHIEGVMDNCGTGGDGSNSFNISTTSAFVLAGAGVKVAKHGNRSITSKTGSSDVLGEVGVSLTFDTEDIDTLLDKNDIAFLFAPHAHPKIKQIMKVRHDLKVPTIFNLIGPLINPVALDYQFLGVYRRDKVEMMAQVLKRLGRKRAVVINGAGSMDEASLLGENHMTILADGEITNVTFTPESVGLPAYSKEAITGGDSGENAQILLNVLSGRATPAQRDTVLLNAGLGLFSAERAQTIEEGIEKARESIDSGRALAKLNHLITYTQEGGI
- a CDS encoding MalY/PatB family protein, which codes for MMKYDFDTPINRRNTYAMKWDGGELIKEFGLTERYDEDTIPLFTADMDFQVAEPVVEALRKTVDHQIFGYTIAPPAYYEAIQKWFSDKYGWEIGKEEIIYAPGTVHSLNIAVKAYSEKGDGVIIQRPVYPPFTSAVEGNGRTVKNNRLKREESGHYRIDFEDFEKLAKEDDTSMFIMCNPHNPTGNIFQPEDLARLADICHENGVTIIADEIHGDLIRIGETFTPIVKASAHTDHIVTLTAINKTFNLAGLHCTNVVITDEGLRKKFQEEQGMSLPSPFTVSALIAAYTEGDEWLRQVREYIDGNIDFVIDFLSREMPKVKVERPAGTYVLWMDFSGYGIPQEEVHDRIYNRANVLLEDGKMFGEEGNDFQRICVPSPRSVLEEALKRIAYEFRDLH